Proteins encoded together in one Salmo salar chromosome ssa08, Ssal_v3.1, whole genome shotgun sequence window:
- the LOC106596493 gene encoding ubl carboxyl-terminal hydrolase 18-like, whose protein sequence is MRGLINYGAYCSINSVVQVLCWTRELRDLIRLVDDQDPRSPNTVAVRLKCLIYDMTKGNMSPCDPSSLVYAMTLYRGAPFDVQEDSDVVFKCIINALADDCGISKRIGSLWDIENEDRVRCLRCNTVQSTLNKSNTITVLIGDNLPTELQDYIKLYTDNTFTTCDYHCTQCHTGTQIEITSKVVTLPQVVCMRIERVRNIGRDTTDIVKTGTRFAFPETLDLKYIMKEPEAPVATVYTLYAVVAHRGTHYCGHYTAYVRDDNDIWYLADDSHVRVCSWEDVKSTYEAGSMLYDGVAYMLMYHKQLPHCVT, encoded by the coding sequence ATGCGCGGCTTGATCAATTACGGGGCTTACTGCAGCATCAACAGCGTTGTCCAAGTGCTGTGTTGGACACGTGAGCTGCGGGACCTCATTCGACTGGTCGATGATCAAGATCCCCGGTCTCCTAATACGGTGGCAGTGAGGCTGAAGTGTCTCATCTACGATATGACCAAAGGCAACATGTCCCCGTGTGATCCGAGCTCACTAGTGTACGCAATGACATTGTACAGAGGAGCCCCCTTCGATGTTCAGGAGGACTCAGACGTGGTCTTCAAGTGCATCATCAACGCTCTAGCAGACGACTGTGGGATATCTAAGAGGATAGGTTCTTTGTGGGACATTGAGAATGAGGACCGTGTGCGCTGCCTCCGTTGTAACACAGTCCAGTCCACACTCAATAAGTCCAACACGATCACAGTGTTGATAGGCGATAATCTCCCCACAGAGCTGCAGGACTATATCAAATTGTACACTGACAACACGTTCACCACCTGTGACTACCATTGTACACAATGCCACACAGGAACTCAGATTGAAATCACCAGCAAGGTAGTGACATTGCCGCAGGTTGTGTGTATGAGGATCGAACGTGTTAGGAACATTGGCAGAGATACCACTGATATAGTCAAGACAGGCACAAGGTTTGCTTTCCCTGAGACACTGGACCTGAAATATATCATGAAAGAACCTGAAGCTCCGGTAGCTACTGTATACACGCTGTACGCTGTTGTAGCCCACCGTGGTACTCACTACTGTGGACATTACACAGCTTATGTGCGAGACGACAACGACATTTGGTATCTCGCAGACGACTCTCATGTCAGAGTGTGCTCTTGGGAAGATGTCAAGTCAACTTACGAAGCTGGATCTATGCTATACGATGGCGTAGCCTATATGCTCATGTACCATAAACAGCTACCCCACTGTGTGACATGA